Proteins co-encoded in one Bacilli bacterium PM5-9 genomic window:
- a CDS encoding 23S rRNA (uracil1939-C5)-methyltransferase (product_source=KO:K03215; cath_funfam=2.40.50.140,3.40.50.150; cog=COG2265; ko=KO:K03215; pfam=PF01938,PF05958; superfamily=50249,53335; tigrfam=TIGR00479) — MKNIEIEIKKLGINGEGIGYYNNTVVFIPNALPNELVIVDELIKNKGYYTANVKKIVKKSKDRVKPKCPIYEKCQVCSIMPLKYDEQIQAKKQYLFDSINKYAKTKIKIDNVVKAKEQFNYRNSIKLPLFNFQDKLAIGIHFRDTNHYVQLKDCLVQDKKINKTVNNVLSILDKYRYRAYDRKTKLGIRFLLVRAFADEVMITFVVGKNTKIVDEAIEEIMSIDEVKSINQTTNTKSSNEIIVEPIKNIEGKKSINVPFNGFDFKLSPESFIQLNIDQAINLYDIIKEYLGDKNKLILDLYCGVGSIACYVNECSDSIIGIEINRMAINNAKENAKKHRLDNIKFVCGDVEEKIKTYAKNKDVDAIIVDPPRVGLSDYTIESIIKSKTKKLIYVSCNPSSLGKDLSVLLDYYEIKSVSLVDMFPNTMHVEAVVLMSRLEK; from the coding sequence ATGAAAAATATTGAGATTGAGATAAAAAAATTGGGTATAAATGGTGAGGGAATAGGATACTATAATAATACTGTTGTATTTATTCCAAATGCATTACCTAATGAATTAGTAATTGTTGATGAATTAATTAAAAATAAAGGTTACTATACAGCAAATGTTAAAAAAATTGTAAAAAAGAGTAAGGATAGGGTTAAACCAAAATGTCCAATTTATGAAAAATGCCAAGTTTGTAGCATTATGCCTTTAAAATATGATGAACAAATACAAGCAAAAAAACAATATTTATTTGATAGTATAAATAAATATGCGAAAACAAAGATAAAGATAGATAATGTAGTTAAAGCAAAGGAACAATTTAATTATCGTAATAGTATTAAATTACCTTTATTTAACTTTCAAGATAAATTAGCTATTGGTATTCATTTTAGAGATACTAATCATTATGTTCAATTAAAAGATTGCCTTGTTCAAGATAAAAAAATTAATAAGACTGTTAATAATGTTTTAAGTATTTTAGATAAATATCGCTATCGTGCATATGATCGTAAAACAAAATTGGGCATAAGATTTTTGTTAGTTAGAGCGTTTGCTGATGAAGTTATGATTACATTTGTCGTTGGTAAAAACACTAAAATTGTTGATGAAGCAATTGAAGAAATTATGAGTATTGATGAAGTTAAATCAATTAATCAAACAACTAATACTAAATCAAGTAATGAAATTATAGTTGAACCAATTAAAAATATCGAAGGAAAGAAAAGCATAAATGTTCCTTTTAATGGTTTTGATTTTAAATTATCACCTGAATCATTTATTCAATTAAATATAGATCAAGCTATTAATCTATATGATATTATTAAGGAATATTTAGGAGATAAGAATAAATTAATTCTTGATTTATACTGTGGAGTTGGTTCTATTGCTTGTTATGTAAATGAATGTTCTGATAGTATAATTGGAATTGAGATAAATCGTATGGCAATTAATAATGCTAAAGAAAATGCTAAAAAGCATCGTTTAGATAATATTAAATTTGTTTGCGGTGATGTTGAAGAAAAAATAAAAACATATGCAAAAAATAAAGATGTAGATGCTATAATAGTTGACCCACCTCGTGTTGGTCTATCTGATTATACAATAGAATCAATTATTAAATCTAAAACTAAAAAACTTATTTATGTTAGTTGTAATCCATCATCGCTTGGTAAGGATTTAAGTGTTTTACTAGATTATTACGAAATAAAAAGTGTTTCTTTAGTTGATATGTTTCCTAATACTATGCACGTTGAGGCGGTGGTATTGATGTCAAGGTTAGAGAAGTAA
- a CDS encoding DNA (cytosine-5)-methyltransferase 1 (product_source=KO:K00558; cath_funfam=3.40.50.150; cog=COG0270; ko=KO:K00558; pfam=PF00145; superfamily=53335; tigrfam=TIGR00675), whose protein sequence is MMIDIKNKTLSGFKFIDLFAGLGGFRIALESLGAECVYSNEWDKAVQEVYAENFGDTPEGDITLVDESTIPDHDILCAGFPCQAFSISGKQKGFEDSRGTLFFDVARIVKEKNPKIVFMENVKNFATHDNGRTLEVVKSTMEELGYQFNQTVLNATDFGIPQKRERIYMVCFRNDLGSIDFSYPKPFKLTKHVKDFLLEDESLVEELYVERPDTYFNGVLDDKYSNKPIRLGIVNKGGQGERIYSTKGIAITLSANGGGIFAKTGGYLINGKTRKLHPRECARLMGYPDSYKICKSTNQAYKQFGNSVVIDVLQLIGQEIGNAIKGVNNERIRIQAMAI, encoded by the coding sequence ATGATGATTGATATTAAGAACAAAACACTTTCTGGTTTTAAGTTTATTGATTTATTTGCTGGGCTAGGTGGATTCAGGATTGCATTAGAATCATTGGGAGCTGAATGTGTATATTCGAATGAATGGGACAAAGCGGTTCAAGAAGTCTATGCTGAAAATTTTGGGGATACTCCAGAAGGCGATATTACGCTTGTGGATGAAAGTACAATTCCCGATCACGATATACTATGTGCAGGATTTCCATGTCAGGCATTTTCAATTAGTGGAAAACAGAAAGGGTTCGAAGATAGTAGAGGAACTTTATTTTTTGATGTAGCTCGTATTGTTAAAGAAAAAAACCCCAAAATTGTATTTATGGAAAATGTAAAGAATTTTGCAACGCACGATAATGGACGAACTCTAGAAGTTGTAAAATCTACAATGGAAGAGCTTGGGTACCAGTTTAATCAGACGGTATTAAATGCAACCGATTTCGGCATACCACAAAAAAGAGAACGTATTTATATGGTTTGTTTTAGAAACGACCTTGGTTCAATAGATTTTTCTTATCCAAAACCATTTAAATTAACAAAGCATGTAAAGGATTTTTTACTAGAAGATGAAAGTCTAGTAGAAGAATTGTATGTTGAAAGACCAGATACATATTTCAACGGTGTTCTGGATGATAAATATAGTAACAAACCTATCAGGCTAGGGATTGTTAATAAAGGTGGCCAAGGCGAACGTATTTATAGTACAAAGGGTATAGCAATAACCCTTTCTGCTAATGGCGGAGGTATTTTTGCTAAAACAGGAGGGTATTTAATCAACGGTAAAACGAGAAAGTTGCATCCTCGTGAATGTGCAAGACTTATGGGATACCCAGATAGTTATAAAATTTGTAAAAGCACAAACCAAGCATATAAACAATTTGGAAACTCTGTTGTGATTGATGTTTTACAGTTAATTGGTCAAGAAATAGGCAATGCAATTAAAGGAGTCAACAATGAACGAATTAGAATTCAGGCAATGGCTATTTAA
- a CDS encoding hypothetical protein (product_source=Hypo-rule applied) — protein sequence MNELEFRQWLFNNDVPKKVQSDIVSRLKRLERINGYFDLDAEYKKDKCSFLFSLFKNKGINDNMKKIGENDLPIGKYQLSTYKYALTQYVKYLQDKNGR from the coding sequence ATGAACGAATTAGAATTCAGGCAATGGCTATTTAATAATGATGTACCTAAAAAAGTACAGAGTGATATTGTATCGAGACTAAAACGCTTAGAGCGGATTAATGGATACTTTGATCTAGATGCAGAGTATAAAAAGGATAAATGTAGTTTTCTTTTTTCACTGTTTAAAAATAAAGGTATAAACGATAATATGAAGAAAATCGGAGAAAATGATCTGCCCATTGGTAAATATCAATTAAGCACCTATAAATATGCACTTACACAATATGTTAAGTATTTACAAGATAAAAACGGCAGGTAG
- a CDS encoding hypothetical protein (product_source=Hypo-rule applied; superfamily=160537), protein MSTWEDFEIECTNYLNYYYGAYAKFVHQGGANSTIPDILVKTNDSKAFYIEVKLPQAQSGQFVLIPDNSSKKFIFSPRNKTVKNEFTEIITEHMNNDFDRFNNAGTAGRNLDINKNIFGQWIVNYFKSKGVKYFITKDTNYIIFPTSQFGFYFDITATYRIKRSGSSEPSKKYQPMVVAELQSEYEINTAVAKDKKLFVTGNSSLDKVRFIKGNYEYYLAPKGEDLYEVRQLSNTYNMNVIFSITLKKEQDPSDLKIFEGEF, encoded by the coding sequence TTTGTGCATCAAGGAGGAGCTAATTCTACCATACCTGATATTTTGGTTAAAACAAATGACAGTAAAGCTTTCTACATTGAAGTAAAATTACCTCAAGCTCAATCTGGTCAGTTTGTTCTTATACCTGATAATTCTAGTAAGAAATTCATCTTCTCACCACGAAACAAAACAGTAAAAAATGAATTCACTGAAATAATTACAGAGCATATGAATAATGATTTTGACCGCTTTAATAACGCTGGTACAGCTGGACGAAATCTAGATATCAATAAAAATATATTCGGACAATGGATTGTCAATTATTTCAAATCCAAAGGAGTTAAATACTTTATCACTAAAGATACTAATTATATTATATTCCCAACCTCCCAATTTGGATTTTATTTTGATATAACGGCAACTTATAGAATAAAACGCAGCGGTTCTTCAGAACCTTCTAAAAAATATCAACCTATGGTTGTTGCCGAATTACAATCAGAATATGAAATAAATACCGCTGTTGCCAAGGATAAAAAACTTTTTGTTACGGGGAACAGTTCTTTAGATAAAGTGCGCTTTATAAAGGGTAATTATGAATACTACTTAGCTCCAAAAGGTGAAGACCTTTATGAAGTTCGTCAATTATCAAATACCTACAATATGAATGTGATATTTTCAATTACATTAAAAAAGGAACAAGACCCATCAGACTTAAAAATTTTTGAAGGTGAGTTCTAA